The DNA region TCAAGAAAGTTAATTCTCTTATTTGTCAATATTAAGATACATTTACCTTTTTGACGAATGGATTTATACAGTTTGGTAGATTTGTTAGCGATCGCCTCAAGTCCATAAATTTTGGTTATTTCAAGACCCAAGATTAATTCTGACTTGGCGAGATTGATTTCCAGCCAAATTATGGGCGCTAAATCGCATCTGTCGAGCGGCAGCGATCGCCTTATTATCGAGAGCGCCATTCCCACTGGAAGAGACAATACTGGCTGCAACAACTGAGCCGGACTGACTAATTTCCACACGCACGATCACCACGCCACTTTGGCCATTGAGATCACCACGGCGATCGCCACAACCTTGAACGCAATTAATTGGTGCGGGAGCCGGTGGAGGTGGAGCTGGTGGCGGAGGAGCAGGACGAGGTGCTGGTGGAGCGGGTCTAGGCGCAGGCGGAGAAGCTGAACTTGGAGGACGTGGTGATGGAGAGGGCTTCGGTGATGGTGCTGGTGGACTTGGTACTGGCGAAGCAGGAACAGGCTTAGGCGAGGGAGGACTGGGTCTTGGAGATGGAGAAGCTGGTTTTGGTGAAGGGGTCGGAGTGGCTGAGGCTGGAGGTGATGGAGTCGGTACCGAGGGAGGTGTTGGCGTTGGCACTCGGGATGGTGAGGGGCTAGGACTAACAGTCTGTTTTTTTGTTGGAGCTGGATTAGGGAATGGCTGCGGGGATGGAGATCGCCGATTCTGAGTGGTACTAGGTGTCTGTGTCGCAGGAGATTTAGAGCGAGCAGAGCTGGAGTTCTGAGATGTTTGTCGGGAAGGAGTTGGCGAGGATTGTGGTTCGGCGATCGCCTGCTGCGGTTGAGATGTCGGAGCGAGGGGAGAGTCTGGTGGAACTGGCGAAGGAGAAGGGGTCAAAACTTCTTCCTGCCACAACACCACCTCAATAGGTTGTAGCTCCACTTGTTTTTGTTTTAGTTCTTGTCGAGTTGAAGCGATCGCCACATAGAGACCAATCAATCCACCATGGACAATAAAAGAAAACGCCAAACCACCCACCAGCCCAAAAGGATGGCGAAATTCCCCCATTGCAGTCAGCTCTTTCTTTTTAGCTCTAAGCACCAGCACCCTTTATATCAGACAAAAGAAGACCCTAACGATGTTTAAGAGCTCGTGCCATATCCCGCTTATCCTGACGACGCTTAATGGTTTCGCGCTTATCGTGGAGCTTTTTACCACGTCCTAAACCTAAACTCAGTTTGACCAAGCTTCCCTTCATATACATCTTTAAAGGAATCAAAGATAAACCTTTCTGCTCCAGCTGACCAATCAGACGCCGAATTTCTTTCTTATGTAATAACAACTTCCGATCACGCTTCGGCTCATGATTAAAATATTGCGCACTCATGTTGTAGGGCGAAATATGCACATTCAGTAACCAAGCCTCACTATTACGAATGAGGACATAGCCATCTCGTAAATTAACTTTCCCAGCGCGAA from [Leptolyngbya] sp. PCC 7376 includes:
- the smpB gene encoding SsrA-binding protein SmpB gives rise to the protein MAESKKAIKLVSDNRQARFRYEILETLEAGISLVGTEVKSIRAGKVNLRDGYVLIRNSEAWLLNVHISPYNMSAQYFNHEPKRDRKLLLHKKEIRRLIGQLEQKGLSLIPLKMYMKGSLVKLSLGLGRGKKLHDKRETIKRRQDKRDMARALKHR
- a CDS encoding energy transducer TonB, whose protein sequence is MLRAKKKELTAMGEFRHPFGLVGGLAFSFIVHGGLIGLYVAIASTRQELKQKQVELQPIEVVLWQEEVLTPSPSPVPPDSPLAPTSQPQQAIAEPQSSPTPSRQTSQNSSSARSKSPATQTPSTTQNRRSPSPQPFPNPAPTKKQTVSPSPSPSRVPTPTPPSVPTPSPPASATPTPSPKPASPSPRPSPPSPKPVPASPVPSPPAPSPKPSPSPRPPSSASPPAPRPAPPAPRPAPPPPAPPPPAPAPINCVQGCGDRRGDLNGQSGVVIVRVEISQSGSVVAASIVSSSGNGALDNKAIAAARQMRFSAHNLAGNQSRQVRINLGS